A segment of the Mercurialis annua linkage group LG4, ddMerAnnu1.2, whole genome shotgun sequence genome:
AATTTGGTTAGGAACATTTCCGTCCCCGGAAATGGCGGCTGTGGCTTATGATGTTGCAGCTTTAGCACTCAAAGGTAGAGATGCTGAACTCAATTTTCCAAACTCAGCTTCGACTCTTCCTGTTCCTGCTTCTAGCTCGGCCCGTGATATTCAAGCTGCGGCGGCTTCTGCTGCTGCTGCTATCGGAGCTGCTCGGGATGCTTTACGTATTGGAAATGATAGTATTAATCAAGCAGTGGTGGTTCAAGAGAGTAGCAGCTATAGGCCAATGGTGAATGAATTTGTGGATGATGATTTGATATTTGACATGCCTAATATTTTAGCTAATA
Coding sequences within it:
- the LOC126678408 gene encoding ethylene-responsive transcription factor ERF024 → MHCSQPSSSSSTVSGRHPVYRGVRQRSSGKWVSEIREPRKPNRIWLGTFPSPEMAAVAYDVAALALKGRDAELNFPNSASTLPVPASSSARDIQAAAASAAAAIGAARDALRIGNDSINQAVVVQESSSYRPMVNEFVDDDLIFDMPNILANMAEGMLLSPPRYDIASVDDDENSGDQNLWKFN